A part of Phoenix dactylifera cultivar Barhee BC4 chromosome 2, palm_55x_up_171113_PBpolish2nd_filt_p, whole genome shotgun sequence genomic DNA contains:
- the LOC103716253 gene encoding LOW QUALITY PROTEIN: uncharacterized protein LOC103716253 (The sequence of the model RefSeq protein was modified relative to this genomic sequence to represent the inferred CDS: inserted 2 bases in 2 codons; deleted 1 base in 1 codon), which translates to MKRTERSKEAHRRNSNEGSAARTRPLSFEEIMLRRKKKLAAGAEGASGLREPYVKHDAKGASDRAEPDEAYKSPRVLKDTVRGSSRRTEDVVIKREGDQFKGSSRKMEEVVSKRDGYRAEGKEKGKLDHEANIKAKSSYSKRSGDRESKTERQSHHRSRTGDWLEADSEKEFEKKRPKDIVEKDKGKERDRRPKGEAKRKYHGHNDEKSRSEIDGSNSKKHDSGKSRDEYSERNDRKKEHSKAYFEELRSKRRRSRSREFDRERDRRSVSHSPRANKRSFHGRDYEESPFPSLKDKSRGKYSDGDKHRASGNGGYASGHHRKYGSGLGGYSPRKRRTEAAIRTPSPPIRSPEKKTATWDQPPPGANHAGLGSTLANFQSSITPATAKSRPTPSKETTSVVMSASVDSVQLTQATRPIRRLYIENLPPLASEKTVIDCLNDFLLSYGVNRIQGANPCISCLINKEKCQALVEFLTPEDATAALSFDGRSLFGSVLKIRRPRDFVEAATGAPEKPVEEAKAISDVVKDSPKRWCKGFLDVGSITARNEQQCLDDHALNQLFHGAAAANFVNWMSFRCHAILDTGAGSFCGGSDMAFLLLQIFIGGISKALSSDMLLEIVSAFGSLRAYHYSFNEELNGPCAFLEYADPSVTRKACAGLNGMKLGGCILTAVQALPSAHVEENTESAPSYGIPMHAKPLLADSTKVLQLKKCGMLYFPIIQANINISFLFNREEFLLLSESELEXTLEDIRLECGRFGAVKSVNIIRFTSTVELLLKLLNQKPLLAQFPKSSPKLEVDTTIAEDADLNSSAAKQEASRGDGEHMLMENVDSKTTVRDGANLSKGDYDCMSIENATLSTAVDKAVDKTGASNGDDDNQVQDLDVFEPGXVLVEFMRKEAACMAAHSLHGRTYSERIVTAGYVPPDLYLSRFPR; encoded by the exons ATGAAGAGAACAGAAAGGAGCAAAGAGGCTCATAGGAGGAACTCTAATGAAGGCAGTGCAGCACGTACAAGACCTCTCAGCTTTGAGGAGATTATGTTGAGACGAAAAAAGAAACTTGCAGCAGGCGCAGAAGGAGCCAGTGGATTGAGGGAGCCGTATGTGAAACATGATGCCAAAGGTGCCTCAGATCGTGCAGAACCTGATGAGGCCTACAAGAGCCCAAGGGTTCTGAAAGACACAGTGAGAGGGAGCTCTAGAAGGACGGAAGACGTAGTCATAAAAAGGGAGGGAGATCAGTTCAAAGGGAGCTCCAGGAAGATGGAAGAAGTGGTTTCTAAAAGGGACGGGTACCGAGCAGAAGGTAAAGAGAAGGGAAAGCTTGATCATGAAGCTAACATTAAGGCGAAGTCCAGCTATAGTAAGAGGAGTGGCGATAGAGAAAGCAAAACTGAAAGGCAGAGCCACCATAGGAGCAGAACTGGTGACTGGTTGGAAGCTGATTCTGAGAAAGAATTCGAAAAGAAACGACCCAAAGATATAGTGGAAAAAGATAAAGGCAAGGAGAGAGACAGAAGGCCTAAAGGGGAGGCAAAAAGAAAGTACCATGGTCATAATGATGAAAAAAGTAGATCAGAGATTGATGGCTCAAATTCGAAGAAACATGATTCTGGAAAATCACGAGATGAGTATTCAGAAAGAAATGACCGGAAGAAAGAGCATTCAAAAGCTTATTTTGAAGAGCTGAGGTCAAAAAGGAGAAGGTCTAGGAGCCGGGAGTTTGATCGAGAGCGAGATAGGAGGTCTGTGTCACATTCACCTAGGGCAAATAAACGTTCATTCCATGGACGGGATTATGAAGAGTCGCCATTCCCTTCACTTAAAGATAAGTCAAGAGGGAAGTACTCTGATGGTGATAAGCATAGAGCTTCTGGAAATGGTGGATATGCTAGTGGCCATCACCGCAAATATGGGAGTGGGCTTGGTGGCTACTCACCAAGGAAGAGAAGAACTGAGGCAGCAATTAGGACTCCCTCTCCACCTATTCGCTCCCCAGAAAAGAAAACTGCCACATGggatcagcctcctccaggaGCAAACCATGCTGGTTTGGGATCCACACTTGCCAATTTCCAGTCATCTATCACACCTGCCACAGCAAAATCCCGGCCTACTCCTTCAAAAGAGACCACATCAGTAGTGATGAGTGCTTCTGTCGACTCTGTTCAGCTAACACAGGCAACCCGTCCCATAAGAAGACTTTATATAGAAAATTTGCCACCATTAGCCTCTGAGAAAACTGTGATTGATTGCCTTAATGATTTCTTACTCTCATATGGTGTTAATCGTATCCAAGGAGCTAATCCATGCATTAGCTGTCTA ATAAACAAAGAGAAGTGCCAGGCTCTTGTTGAATTTCTCACACCAGAGGATGCTACTGCAGCTCTTTCTTTTGATGGCAGATCTCTGTTTGGATCTGTTCTCAAAATCAGGCGCCCTAGAGATTTTGTTGAGGCAGCA ACTGGAGCCCCAGAGAAACCAGTGGAAGAGGCTAAAGCAATATCTGATGTTGTGAAGGATTCACCCAAAAG GTGGTGTAAGGGGTTTCTTGATGTTGGCTCCATTACTGCCAGGAATGAACAGCAG TGCCTGGATGACCATGCTCTCAACCAGCTGTTCCATGGTGCTGCTGCTGCCAACTTTGTCAACTGGATGTCCTTCCGATGCCACGCCATTCTGGACACTGGTGCTGGTTCATTCTGTGGAGGCA GTGACATGGCTTTTTTGCTGTTGCAGATTTTCATTGGTGGAATTTCCAAGGCTCTGTCGTCTGACATG CTTTTGGAGATTGTTAGTGCCTTTGGGTCTTTGAGAGCATACCACTAC AGTTTTAATGAGGAGCTGAATGGACCATGTGCCTTTCTAGAG TATGCAGATCCTTCAGTTACTCGGAAGGCATGTGCTGGACTTAATGGAATGAAGCTTGGTGGGTGCATTTTAACTGCAGTTCAAGCTCTTCCCAGTGCCCATGTGGAG GAAAACACTGAAAGCGCTCCATCATATGGTATTCCCATGCATGCAAAGCCATTACTTGCTGACTCCACAAAGGTCCTGCAGCTTAAAAAATGTGGTATGTTATATTTTCCCATAATCCAAGCTAATATAAATATTTCATTTTTG TTCAACCGAGAGGAATTTTTGCTGCTATCAGAATCTGAATTGG GAACATTGGAAGATATTCGGTTAGAGTGTGGAAG GTTTGGAGCTGTCAAATCTGTGAATATAATAAGGTTTACAAGCACTGTTGAACTGCTCCTAAAGCTTCTGAACCAGAAACCCTTGCTGGCTCAA TTTCCGAAATCATCACCAAAACTGGAGGTGGATACCACGATTGCCGAAGATGCTGATTTGAATAGTTCTGCTGCCAAACAAGAGGCAAGCAGAGGAGATGGCGAGCACATGTTGATGGAGAATGTCGATTCAAAAACTACTGTTAGAGATGGAGCAAATTTAAGCAAAGGAGATTATGACTGCATGTCCATTGAAAATGCAACTCTGAGTACTGCTGTCGACAAAGCTGTTGACAAAACAGGTGCAAGCAATGGCGATGATGATAATCAGGTTCAGGATCTCGATGTGTTCGAACCAG TTGTTCTTGTAGAATTCATGAGGAAAGAGGCAGCTTGCATGGCAGCACACAGCCTACATGGCCGGACCTACAGTGAGCGGATCGTGACAGCTGGCTATGTCCCACCTGATCTCTACCTGTCACGGTTCCCAAGATGA